Proteins from one Halovivax limisalsi genomic window:
- a CDS encoding flavodoxin domain-containing protein yields MVSFLILYGTGEGQTENVATRIGDALAARGHEATVENAAEITPDLALEDFEAVLVGASVHAGTHQRAVTEFVRAHADALNSIPTAFFQVSLSSATEEGQPQAASYVEAFVDETEWHPDRIGLFGGALRYSKYGFLKRLVMKQIVKRSMPDADTTRDAEFTDWDEVDAFAADVAAFVEGRLGIAPPTGDENDGTEG; encoded by the coding sequence GTGGTATCGTTCCTGATATTGTACGGAACCGGCGAGGGACAGACCGAAAACGTAGCCACCCGCATCGGCGATGCCCTGGCGGCACGCGGCCACGAGGCCACCGTCGAGAACGCGGCCGAAATCACGCCGGATCTCGCCCTCGAGGACTTCGAGGCCGTCCTCGTCGGGGCGTCGGTGCACGCCGGCACTCACCAGCGGGCGGTCACCGAGTTCGTCCGCGCGCACGCGGACGCCCTGAATTCGATACCGACCGCGTTCTTTCAGGTCTCGTTGTCCTCGGCGACCGAGGAGGGCCAGCCACAGGCAGCATCGTACGTCGAGGCATTCGTCGACGAGACCGAGTGGCACCCGGATCGAATCGGCCTCTTCGGCGGCGCGTTGCGCTACTCGAAGTACGGCTTCCTCAAACGGTTGGTGATGAAACAGATCGTCAAGCGGTCGATGCCCGACGCGGATACCACCAGGGACGCGGAGTTCACCGACTGGGACGAGGTCGACGCGTTCGCCGCCGACGTCGCCGCGTTCGTCGAGGGGCGGCTCGGTATTGCCCCGCCGACTGGCGACGAAAATGATGGGACCGAAGGCTGA
- a CDS encoding CopG family ribbon-helix-helix protein, with protein MSVVSVSMPEALLERIDQFADEHGYTGRSEVLREASRSLLGEFQDDRLDGRPLMAVVTVVFEYDSPSVEEAMIHLRHEHEEVVTSSFHSHVGDHLCVELFVLEGSLDDISTVVGEIRATDETLTTDYSLLPVDDVGPFAELE; from the coding sequence ATGAGCGTCGTCAGCGTCTCGATGCCGGAAGCGTTACTGGAGCGAATCGACCAGTTCGCCGACGAGCACGGGTACACCGGCCGGAGCGAGGTGCTCCGGGAGGCCAGTCGGTCGCTCCTCGGCGAGTTCCAGGACGATCGTCTCGACGGTCGGCCGTTGATGGCCGTCGTAACGGTCGTCTTCGAGTACGATTCGCCGAGCGTCGAAGAGGCGATGATCCACCTGCGGCACGAGCACGAGGAGGTCGTGACCTCGAGTTTCCACAGTCACGTGGGCGATCACCTCTGCGTGGAACTGTTCGTTCTCGAGGGATCGCTGGACGACATCTCGACGGTCGTCGGCGAGATTCGGGCCACGGACGAGACGCTGACCACCGACTATTCGCTCCTCCCCGTCGACGACGTCGGGCCGTTCGCCGAACTGGAGTGA